A single window of Methylobacterium nodulans ORS 2060 DNA harbors:
- the gloB gene encoding hydroxyacylglutathione hydrolase, whose amino-acid sequence MPEIRTFLCRSDNIGVLLHDPVTSACAAIDVPEAGAVLRALKETGWRLTDILVTHRHFDHVEGIPEVKARTGARVTAPAKAGDAVPEVDATVREGDVVKVGSLVGTVWETPGHCADHVTYWFERERLAFAGDTLFTLGCGRVMESPPEVLWRSLSRFLALPDETAIYSGHDYVLSNARFALAADPDNSNLKARAELAERVKRDGRFLIPTTLGEEKATNPFLRAGEPALARSVDMAPGSDPAAVFAALREWKNRF is encoded by the coding sequence ATGCCCGAGATCCGCACCTTCCTGTGCCGAAGCGACAATATCGGGGTGCTGCTGCACGACCCCGTCACCAGCGCCTGCGCGGCCATCGACGTGCCGGAGGCGGGCGCGGTCCTGCGTGCCCTGAAGGAGACCGGCTGGAGGCTCACCGACATCCTCGTCACCCACCGGCACTTCGACCACGTGGAGGGCATCCCGGAGGTGAAGGCCCGCACGGGCGCCCGCGTCACCGCGCCGGCCAAGGCGGGGGATGCCGTGCCGGAGGTCGACGCCACGGTGCGCGAGGGGGACGTGGTCAAGGTCGGCTCCCTCGTCGGGACGGTCTGGGAGACGCCGGGCCACTGCGCCGATCACGTCACCTACTGGTTCGAGCGCGAGCGCCTCGCCTTCGCGGGGGACACCCTGTTCACCCTCGGCTGCGGCCGCGTGATGGAGAGCCCACCCGAGGTGCTGTGGCGCTCGCTCAGCCGCTTCCTCGCCCTGCCGGACGAGACCGCGATCTATTCCGGCCACGACTACGTGCTCTCGAATGCCCGCTTCGCCCTCGCGGCCGATCCGGACAACAGCAACCTCAAGGCCCGGGCCGAGCTCGCCGAGCGGGTGAAGCGCGACGGGCGCTTCCTCATCCCGACGACCCTCGGCGAGGAGAAGGCGACGAATCCGTTCCTGCGCGCCGGGGAGCCGGCGCTCGCGCGCTCGGTGGACATGGCTCCGGGCTCCGATCCGGCCGCGGTGTTCGCAGCCCTGCGCGAATGGAAGAACCGCTTCTGA
- a CDS encoding cupin domain-containing protein, with the protein MTSSPSLTAAEVVRLLDLKPHPEGGHFRETFRDPREIDGRAASTAIYYLLDVGETSEWHRVDAAEIWLWHAGAPLVLTVSPNGHDAEARHLGPDLARGQRPQIVVPAGHWQTATSLGAWTLVSCTVAPGFRFEGFELAPPNWRPMPRG; encoded by the coding sequence GTGACCTCCTCCCCCAGCCTCACCGCCGCCGAGGTGGTGCGCCTCCTCGACCTGAAGCCGCATCCGGAGGGCGGGCATTTTCGCGAGACTTTTCGCGATCCGCGGGAGATCGATGGCCGCGCGGCCTCGACGGCGATCTACTACCTGCTCGATGTCGGGGAGACCTCGGAGTGGCACCGGGTCGATGCGGCCGAGATCTGGCTCTGGCACGCGGGCGCGCCCCTCGTCCTGACCGTCAGCCCGAACGGCCACGACGCCGAGGCCCGGCATCTCGGCCCGGACCTCGCCCGCGGCCAGCGGCCCCAGATCGTCGTCCCGGCCGGCCATTGGCAGACGGCGACCAGCCTCGGCGCCTGGACGCTCGTGAGCTGCACGGTGGCGCCCGGCTTTCGCTTCGAGGGCTTCGAACTCGCACCGCCGAACTGGCGGCCGATGCCGCGGGGCTGA